A genomic stretch from Terriglobus sp. RCC_193 includes:
- a CDS encoding YncE family protein — protein MRSFNQGVKLLFLSFAVVSQAQTYHVSDHWKIGGAGGWDYLLSDDAAHRLYITHGPRVEVVDTTTGKPIGAVTGMKSTHGVALDPDGKTGYISDGAGNAIIVFDRATLAITATVPAGTNPDGITYEPVTRTVWAFNGRSKDVSVMDAASHRIVATIPLPGKPEFPQADGKGNVFVNIEDKNVIVKLDAKTNKAVTSWTLTGCDSPSGMAIDHAGHRLFSVCDGKKMAVSDFAAGKLVGLASIGDSPDAAGYDPKTRLAFSSNGEGTLSVVDTSKPGFPTVQTVTTVKGARTMAYDANTGKVFLSAAQYGPTPTPTAATPRPRPTVLQDSFEIIVVSR, from the coding sequence GTGCGTTCATTCAATCAGGGCGTGAAATTGCTCTTTCTCTCGTTTGCGGTGGTATCACAGGCGCAAACCTACCATGTTTCCGACCACTGGAAGATTGGAGGCGCAGGCGGCTGGGACTATCTCCTGAGTGATGATGCCGCGCATCGCCTCTACATCACGCACGGACCCCGCGTGGAAGTGGTGGATACAACAACCGGGAAACCTATTGGCGCAGTCACGGGCATGAAGAGTACGCATGGCGTGGCGCTAGACCCCGATGGGAAGACGGGATACATCAGCGACGGTGCCGGGAATGCGATCATCGTTTTCGATCGTGCAACTCTTGCCATAACGGCCACCGTACCCGCTGGAACAAACCCTGACGGCATCACCTACGAACCAGTTACTCGAACAGTATGGGCTTTCAATGGACGGAGCAAGGATGTGTCCGTGATGGATGCAGCGAGCCATCGCATCGTGGCAACCATTCCCTTGCCAGGTAAACCGGAATTCCCTCAGGCCGATGGAAAGGGCAATGTCTTCGTCAACATTGAAGACAAAAATGTCATCGTAAAACTCGATGCCAAAACCAATAAGGCTGTAACAAGCTGGACACTGACCGGCTGCGATTCTCCGTCGGGCATGGCAATCGACCACGCAGGACATCGTCTTTTCTCTGTATGTGATGGGAAGAAGATGGCCGTCTCAGACTTCGCCGCAGGCAAGCTGGTTGGATTAGCGTCGATCGGAGATTCTCCCGATGCGGCCGGCTATGATCCTAAAACACGCCTCGCCTTCTCCTCTAATGGAGAAGGCACACTTTCCGTTGTGGATACAAGCAAGCCAGGCTTTCCGACTGTACAAACAGTAACCACGGTAAAGGGCGCACGTACTATGGCCTACGATGCGAATACGGGCAAGGTATTTCTTTCAGCGGCTCAGTATGGGCCAACTCCTACCCCCACTGCTGCAACGCCACGTCCACGCCCAACTGTACTTCAGGATAGCTTTGAGATTATTGTCGTCTCACGCTAA